In Anaerolineales bacterium, the following are encoded in one genomic region:
- a CDS encoding VOC family protein has product MADERTYPMLPCVDIDVSIAFYEHLGFKRTYRQLRPNPSAVVALEDIHIHLFGMDGFDPANSYGSVIVTVPDADALYQAFAAGLRQHYGKLPVQGIPRLLRPRKKYGTVSGFSLVDPGGNWLRVYQQGAEEETEAGEEASGLAQIILVAARLGDARGDELQALKTLETGLGRYQDAAAPDLARAYLYRAELAVRTDNAELARSSLAAAELLPLSKAERAALAEEFAHANELVHQ; this is encoded by the coding sequence ATGGCTGACGAACGCACCTACCCCATGCTGCCCTGCGTCGATATTGACGTATCCATCGCGTTTTATGAACATCTGGGCTTCAAAAGGACCTACCGCCAGCTGCGTCCCAACCCCTCCGCAGTGGTAGCTCTAGAGGATATCCACATCCACCTCTTCGGCATGGACGGCTTCGACCCGGCCAACTCCTACGGCAGTGTGATCGTGACTGTGCCGGACGCCGACGCCCTGTACCAGGCTTTTGCGGCCGGGCTGCGCCAGCACTACGGCAAGCTGCCCGTGCAGGGCATCCCGCGCCTGCTGCGGCCGCGCAAGAAATACGGCACCGTGAGCGGCTTCAGCCTGGTGGACCCGGGCGGCAATTGGTTGCGGGTCTACCAGCAGGGCGCCGAGGAAGAAACTGAAGCTGGCGAAGAAGCCAGCGGGTTGGCCCAGATCATTCTGGTAGCCGCCCGTCTGGGAGACGCCCGCGGGGATGAGCTTCAAGCGCTCAAGACTTTGGAAACCGGTTTGGGGCGCTACCAGGACGCCGCCGCCCCCGACCTGGCCCGGGCCTACTTGTACAGAGCCGAGCTAGCCGTGCGCACCGACAACGCCGAACTGGCGCGCAGCTCCCTGGCGGCCGCCGAGCTGCTGCCGCTCAGCAAGGCAGAACGGGCAGCCCTGGCCGAAGAATTCGCCCACGCCAACGAACTGGTTCATCAATAG
- the moaA gene encoding GTP 3',8-cyclase MoaA: MNLPIDTLGRPLHDLRISVTDRCNFRCTYCMPKEVFGRDYQFLPREQLLSFEEITRLTGIFTSLGVRKVRLTGGEPLMRRDLPELVRRLGATPGVEDLALTTNGSFPLGNIARLKEAGLKRMTVSLDALDDAVFKAMNDVDFPVAAVLDWIAASAAAGLGPVKVNMVVKRGVNDHQILPMARYMRQHGHILRLIEFMDVGSTNGWRMDDVVTAKQIFQTIHAELPLEPLQPNYRGEVAERYRYADGAGEVGIIASVSQPFCGDCTRARLSADGKLFTCLFAVQGADLRQLLREGASDEELRTAIAGVWNRRADRYSELRSRQSKNPVKVEMSYIGG; encoded by the coding sequence ATGAACCTTCCGATCGACACCCTTGGCCGCCCACTGCACGACCTGCGCATTTCCGTTACGGACCGCTGCAATTTCCGCTGCACCTACTGCATGCCCAAAGAAGTCTTTGGGCGTGACTACCAGTTCCTGCCGCGTGAACAACTGCTCAGTTTCGAGGAGATCACGCGCCTGACAGGCATTTTCACCAGCCTGGGCGTGCGCAAGGTGCGCCTGACCGGCGGCGAACCGCTGATGCGCCGTGACCTGCCCGAACTGGTGCGCAGGCTGGGCGCCACGCCGGGGGTAGAGGACCTGGCCTTGACCACCAACGGTTCCTTCCCCCTGGGGAATATCGCCCGGCTCAAAGAAGCCGGGCTGAAGCGCATGACCGTCAGCCTGGACGCCCTGGACGACGCGGTCTTCAAAGCCATGAACGACGTGGACTTCCCCGTGGCTGCGGTGCTGGACTGGATCGCGGCCAGCGCCGCGGCCGGGCTGGGGCCGGTCAAGGTCAATATGGTGGTCAAGCGCGGCGTCAACGACCATCAAATCCTGCCCATGGCGCGCTACATGCGCCAGCACGGCCACATTCTGCGCCTGATCGAATTCATGGATGTGGGCAGTACCAACGGCTGGCGCATGGATGACGTCGTCACCGCCAAGCAGATCTTCCAAACCATCCACGCCGAGCTGCCCCTGGAACCTTTGCAGCCCAACTATCGCGGCGAGGTGGCCGAGCGCTATCGCTACGCCGATGGCGCCGGCGAAGTCGGCATCATCGCCTCGGTCTCGCAGCCCTTCTGCGGCGACTGCACCCGGGCGCGTCTCTCCGCCGATGGCAAGCTGTTCACCTGCCTGTTCGCCGTGCAGGGCGCCGACCTGCGCCAGCTGCTGCGTGAGGGGGCCAGCGATGAAGAGCTGCGCACTGCCATCGCCGGTGTGTGGAACCGCCGGGCGGACCGCTATTCCGAGCTGCGCTCAAGGCAGAGCAAAAATCCTGTAAAAGTGGAGATGTCTTATATTGGCGGCTAA
- a CDS encoding HAD family hydrolase — protein MAAKSIPVLDPERITTVIFDLDDTLRESEPRANEMVDLFLRSQGLELDWPRRRAAQLWEHQYWANSPELLADEARLGDDTPAFWSHYSRLHLLALGLGEAQAESLGPKLRSYMQANYRPRNLLRPHTLETLAQLRASGLTLGVLTNRSRTVYHEMHTLGLDLFMDAFLTAGQLGAYKPEKQAFLNMLEFIGRRPEEVLYVGDNYYADVLGPHAAGIPAVLVNTKGLYEPSTEYPVIDYLNELVPLLQRQPAR, from the coding sequence TTGGCGGCTAAGTCCATCCCTGTCCTCGACCCCGAACGGATCACTACCGTGATCTTTGACCTGGACGATACGCTGCGCGAATCCGAACCGCGCGCCAACGAGATGGTCGATCTGTTCCTGCGCAGCCAGGGACTGGAGCTGGACTGGCCCCGCCGGCGGGCGGCGCAATTGTGGGAGCACCAGTACTGGGCCAACTCGCCGGAACTGCTGGCCGATGAGGCCCGCCTGGGCGACGACACCCCGGCTTTCTGGAGCCATTACAGCAGACTGCACCTGCTGGCCCTGGGCTTGGGCGAAGCGCAGGCCGAGAGCCTCGGCCCCAAGCTGCGCAGCTATATGCAGGCCAACTACCGCCCGCGCAACCTGCTGCGCCCGCACACCCTGGAGACCCTGGCGCAGCTGCGCGCCAGCGGCCTGACCTTGGGCGTGCTGACCAACCGCAGCCGCACCGTCTACCACGAGATGCACACCCTCGGCCTAGACCTGTTCATGGATGCCTTTCTGACCGCCGGCCAGCTGGGCGCCTACAAACCCGAGAAGCAGGCTTTCCTGAATATGCTCGAGTTCATCGGGCGCCGGCCAGAAGAAGTCCTCTACGTGGGCGACAATTACTATGCCGATGTGCTCGGCCCACACGCCGCCGGCATCCCCGCCGTGCTGGTCAATACCAAAGGGCTGTATGAGCCCAGCACCGAATACCCGGTGATCGACTACCTCAACGAACTCGTGCCGCTCTTGCAGCGCCAGCCCGCCCGCTAA
- a CDS encoding DNA-3-methyladenine glycosylase yields MAARLDRDFFAQPTLDVARGLLGCVLVHQDADSGQRLSGLITETEAYCGEGDLGCHAKAGRTRRTDPLYGPPGHAYVYFTYGNHWLFNCVTRPEGQPEAVLVRAIQPLEGLEVVAQRRSGQPEKRWTDGPGKLTKALGIDGRHNRTDLTASKAIIFIEAGPAVPEAQVARSARIGLYSVPEPWKSIPWRFLAEITTF; encoded by the coding sequence ATGGCCGCCCGTCTTGACCGAGATTTCTTCGCCCAGCCCACGCTGGATGTAGCCCGAGGGCTGCTGGGCTGCGTCCTGGTGCACCAGGACGCCGACAGCGGCCAGCGCTTGTCCGGCCTGATCACCGAGACCGAGGCTTACTGCGGCGAGGGCGACCTGGGCTGCCACGCCAAGGCCGGGCGCACCCGCCGCACCGATCCGCTCTACGGGCCGCCAGGGCACGCCTACGTCTACTTCACCTACGGCAACCACTGGCTGTTCAACTGTGTTACCCGGCCGGAAGGGCAGCCTGAAGCGGTTTTGGTGCGCGCCATCCAGCCGCTGGAGGGGTTAGAAGTGGTAGCCCAACGCCGTTCCGGCCAACCCGAAAAACGCTGGACCGACGGGCCGGGCAAACTGACCAAAGCGCTGGGGATCGACGGCCGCCACAACCGGACAGACCTGACCGCCAGCAAAGCTATAATATTTATCGAAGCTGGGCCAGCCGTGCCGGAAGCCCAAGTGGCCCGCTCCGCCCGCATTGGCTTGTACAGCGTACCCGAACCCTGGAAGAGCATTCCCTGGCGCTTCCTGGCTGAGATTACGACATTCTGA
- a CDS encoding enoyl-ACP reductase, translated as MTKLLEGKKALVFGVANDRSIAWGVVKALHEHGAEIGISYAGEVLKKRAEPLAESIGCTFVEECDVTKDEDIASVAEKAKKAFGEIDILVHAIAFANREELGGYYYDTSRAGFHTAMDISVYSFTALAAAFQPIIRPGGSLMTMTYYGSQKAVPSYNVMGVAKAALEASVRYLARDFGPQKIRVNAISAGPIRTLAASGVTGFKNLHTRFAEVAPLREGVTIEDVGNAALFLASDLSARTTGDILYVDSGFNIIAIGDDEAKSA; from the coding sequence ATGACCAAATTACTGGAAGGCAAGAAAGCCCTGGTCTTTGGCGTAGCCAACGACCGCTCCATCGCCTGGGGCGTGGTGAAGGCCCTGCACGAGCACGGCGCTGAGATCGGCATCAGCTACGCGGGCGAGGTGCTCAAGAAGCGTGCCGAACCGCTGGCCGAATCGATCGGCTGCACCTTTGTTGAAGAGTGCGACGTGACCAAGGATGAAGACATTGCCAGCGTGGCCGAGAAAGCCAAAAAAGCCTTTGGCGAGATCGACATCCTGGTGCATGCCATCGCCTTCGCCAACCGTGAGGAGTTGGGCGGCTACTACTACGACACCTCGCGGGCCGGCTTCCACACCGCCATGGACATTTCGGTCTACTCCTTCACCGCCCTGGCGGCGGCCTTCCAACCCATCATCCGCCCCGGCGGCTCGCTGATGACCATGACCTACTACGGCTCGCAAAAGGCCGTGCCCAGCTACAACGTGATGGGCGTAGCCAAGGCCGCTTTGGAGGCTTCGGTGCGCTACCTGGCGCGCGACTTCGGCCCGCAGAAGATCCGCGTCAACGCCATCTCGGCCGGCCCCATCCGCACCCTGGCCGCCTCCGGCGTGACCGGCTTCAAAAACCTGCACACCCGCTTCGCCGAAGTGGCCCCGCTGCGCGAAGGCGTGACGATTGAAGACGTCGGCAATGCCGCCTTGTTCCTGGCCTCCGACCTTTCCGCCCGCACCACCGGCGACATCCTCTACGTCGACTCGGGCTTCAATATCATCGCCATTGGCGACGACGAGGCCAAAAGCGCCTGA
- a CDS encoding polymer-forming cytoskeletal protein: MFRRKNASPEKEAAPLPRITSVVADGVSLSGRLHGAGGVRIEGAFDGEIELDGLFVIGPTGRVTCPQLRARHVIIAGAMRGDILAERVEIRANGRVWGNVTTASMATEEGAFLRGQIQMEEKVELQLQPPAAADAIPAEEAAPTPANGEAPQAVAPAEPAAPEAAEPPPPAPEDKPAGKFKRKK; this comes from the coding sequence ATGTTCCGCCGCAAGAACGCCTCGCCGGAAAAAGAAGCCGCGCCGCTGCCGCGCATCACCTCCGTGGTGGCGGACGGCGTCAGCCTGAGCGGCCGCCTGCACGGCGCCGGCGGCGTGCGCATTGAAGGCGCCTTTGACGGCGAGATCGAGCTGGACGGCTTGTTCGTCATCGGCCCCACCGGGCGGGTGACCTGCCCGCAGCTGCGCGCCCGGCACGTGATCATCGCCGGGGCGATGCGCGGCGACATCCTCGCCGAGCGGGTCGAGATCCGCGCCAACGGCCGCGTGTGGGGCAACGTCACCACCGCCTCCATGGCCACCGAAGAAGGCGCCTTCCTGCGCGGCCAGATCCAGATGGAAGAGAAAGTGGAGCTGCAGCTTCAACCGCCGGCCGCAGCGGACGCGATACCCGCCGAGGAAGCCGCGCCAACCCCGGCGAATGGCGAGGCCCCCCAGGCGGTGGCGCCAGCCGAACCGGCTGCGCCGGAGGCAGCAGAGCCACCGCCGCCCGCCCCAGAGGACAAACCGGCGGGCAAGTTCAAACGCAAGAAATAA
- a CDS encoding universal stress protein, giving the protein MYKRILVPLDGSKRAERILPHVEDLAAKEAATVILLYVVDPGLVPFTPGMSMGMAPAPQELELYWQSLQEAEQDADKYLQAQAARLAKHKIKTENLVRRGDPVNAIVSASEEENVDLIAMSSHGRTGLERVFYGSVTSGVLHKVDRPLLLIRAQKEE; this is encoded by the coding sequence ATGTACAAACGAATTTTGGTGCCCCTGGACGGTTCGAAGCGCGCTGAGCGCATTCTGCCGCACGTAGAGGACCTGGCGGCGAAAGAAGCTGCCACGGTGATCCTGCTGTATGTAGTGGACCCCGGCCTGGTGCCCTTCACCCCGGGCATGAGTATGGGCATGGCTCCCGCGCCGCAAGAGTTGGAACTGTACTGGCAGAGCCTGCAGGAGGCCGAGCAGGATGCAGACAAGTATCTGCAGGCCCAGGCGGCGCGCCTGGCCAAGCACAAGATCAAGACGGAGAATCTGGTGCGCCGCGGCGACCCGGTCAACGCCATCGTTTCGGCTTCCGAGGAAGAGAACGTGGATCTGATCGCGATGAGCAGCCACGGCCGGACTGGCCTGGAACGCGTCTTTTACGGCTCTGTGACCAGTGGCGTGCTGCACAAGGTCGACCGCCCGCTGCTGTTGATCCGGGCGCAGAAAGAGGAATAG